One Methylosarcina fibrata AML-C10 DNA segment encodes these proteins:
- a CDS encoding DUF7657 domain-containing protein: MTTFSNYFRITQRAFASKAVLLLRALHVKAMMAMLLLTTLFAAAGTYAQSTGQPVALGSLDTISLSGNEFLAQGWVAPFNPTRKITAIIIKVGGTTLYEGGFEQFERPDVAATMARKDWLNSGWRVKSALPSNLKAGKYAVAAKARMENGELIKLSVNGPTSVIEVNPDGHARTTIVLGLLGFAVSLVVAALIFAEKAARKLSERLKRHIHPIVIPTSALIFLFACLVGMGTSGSSFQIGSEQSSAFVSSDGFHSVWGTPKPIRSDEWLVFTPLAISQANHSPGFPIINKNIGEEGQNMLVIGFTGMPVNHVSALAKPATWGFHLFDLRRALAWYWWFPIFGCLFALWSVFGLISPNHWRIGFLLSLSFCASAYVAAWSYWPAYAVFFPSLMLYSFIAILRNRNTVALFVPTIALGLSLAGFVLLLYPPWQISLGYLFLFIGIGLVLRDKLYKKFNPFKLLSFAFAFGLAILILWNWWSDAESAIFAMMDTVYPGHRDSLTGGSFTVSYLLRGFTNLITIYRMDGGYSNQTEIASFYFMFPALFVLFCVRLWDKKIDVVHCLLLLFIAFIVTYMLVGLPKDFTKPTLWGRVPDSRADLSLGLACLLLTGALLVPNNATNRLYKILIMVFAGIASLAWGLIVVYAISKIPPETLSGFSPSILVVIFLVILFGSWWLAIGEYRKYLVLNLMLSIATVLPFNPLIISPLAVTPVADFSGNRFRALVAGNYTPAMLLLASGRPVSNGIFYYPQKRMWERLDSDGSQENIYNRYQHLVFTLSTVATPYYRIETPQGDVVKVTVDPTYFDFRKTGAGIFVAPSTDSNALKLNQSLKFVSENKGWSKFVISGPENE, translated from the coding sequence ATGACAACATTTTCCAACTATTTTCGAATCACGCAGAGGGCGTTCGCATCCAAGGCGGTTTTATTGTTGCGCGCGTTGCACGTCAAAGCCATGATGGCCATGCTATTGTTGACAACCTTATTTGCGGCCGCCGGCACCTATGCACAAAGTACAGGGCAACCGGTGGCTCTGGGTAGTCTTGATACCATCAGCCTATCGGGAAACGAGTTTTTAGCGCAAGGTTGGGTGGCACCCTTTAACCCAACTAGAAAAATAACTGCGATAATCATTAAAGTCGGCGGCACAACCCTTTATGAAGGAGGATTTGAACAGTTCGAACGCCCCGATGTAGCCGCAACAATGGCGCGGAAAGACTGGCTGAACAGCGGTTGGCGAGTGAAATCGGCACTCCCCTCGAATTTGAAGGCTGGAAAATATGCGGTAGCCGCGAAAGCCAGAATGGAGAATGGGGAACTTATTAAATTATCGGTCAACGGTCCCACATCCGTGATTGAAGTTAACCCGGATGGGCATGCGCGAACAACGATTGTGCTCGGCTTGCTTGGGTTTGCCGTATCGCTGGTTGTTGCTGCGTTGATTTTTGCGGAAAAAGCGGCAAGGAAACTTTCCGAACGGCTTAAGCGCCACATACATCCTATCGTTATTCCAACGTCCGCTTTAATATTTCTTTTTGCCTGTCTTGTGGGCATGGGGACGTCCGGCTCGTCATTCCAGATCGGTTCCGAACAATCTTCCGCTTTTGTCAGCTCAGACGGTTTTCATTCCGTATGGGGAACACCCAAGCCCATTCGATCCGACGAGTGGCTGGTTTTTACTCCGTTGGCGATATCTCAAGCCAACCACTCGCCTGGATTTCCAATAATTAATAAAAATATTGGCGAAGAAGGGCAAAACATGCTCGTTATAGGATTCACGGGAATGCCTGTCAATCACGTTTCAGCTTTGGCAAAACCCGCAACCTGGGGTTTCCACTTGTTTGATTTGAGGCGTGCTTTAGCCTGGTACTGGTGGTTTCCCATTTTCGGCTGTTTATTTGCCCTTTGGTCGGTTTTTGGTTTGATCTCGCCCAATCATTGGCGCATAGGTTTTCTTCTCTCTCTGTCATTCTGTGCAAGCGCCTATGTCGCTGCATGGTCGTATTGGCCGGCCTATGCAGTTTTCTTTCCCAGTTTAATGTTGTACTCATTCATAGCGATATTGCGCAACAGAAATACCGTTGCGCTGTTTGTCCCGACCATAGCGCTCGGCTTGTCTTTGGCTGGATTTGTCCTCTTATTGTATCCGCCATGGCAGATTTCCTTGGGATACTTATTTCTTTTTATAGGAATAGGTCTTGTGTTACGTGACAAGCTGTACAAAAAGTTCAATCCATTTAAATTGCTTTCTTTTGCATTCGCTTTCGGCTTGGCGATACTGATTCTTTGGAATTGGTGGTCGGATGCCGAATCCGCAATCTTTGCCATGATGGACACAGTCTATCCCGGGCATCGAGACAGCTTGACCGGCGGGAGCTTTACTGTTTCATACTTGCTGCGCGGCTTTACCAACTTGATAACGATTTATCGAATGGATGGGGGCTATTCCAACCAGACTGAAATTGCGTCGTTCTATTTTATGTTTCCCGCGCTCTTTGTTTTGTTTTGCGTACGCCTTTGGGATAAAAAAATCGATGTTGTTCATTGCCTGTTATTGTTATTTATAGCCTTCATAGTAACGTATATGTTAGTAGGGTTACCCAAGGACTTTACCAAGCCCACTTTATGGGGGCGCGTACCGGATAGTAGAGCGGATTTGTCTTTAGGTTTGGCCTGCCTGCTGCTGACGGGGGCGTTATTGGTTCCAAATAACGCCACCAATCGTTTATATAAAATACTGATCATGGTTTTTGCGGGAATTGCCAGTTTGGCGTGGGGGTTGATTGTTGTTTATGCCATTTCCAAAATACCTCCCGAAACGCTATCCGGTTTTTCACCCAGTATTTTAGTAGTTATATTCCTGGTCATTTTATTCGGCTCCTGGTGGCTGGCGATTGGGGAATATCGAAAATATTTAGTGCTTAACCTGATGTTGTCGATAGCAACGGTTTTGCCTTTCAACCCGTTGATTATTTCCCCCCTTGCCGTTACCCCCGTTGCCGATTTTTCCGGGAATCGCTTCCGTGCCCTCGTCGCCGGTAATTACACGCCCGCAATGCTGCTGTTGGCAAGCGGTCGACCCGTATCGAACGGAATATTCTATTACCCCCAAAAAAGAATGTGGGAGCGTTTAGACTCGGATGGATCACAAGAAAACATCTACAATCGGTACCAACATCTGGTTTTTACATTAAGTACCGTAGCTACCCCTTACTACCGGATTGAAACTCCGCAAGGTGACGTAGTTAAAGTGACGGTGGACCCGACCTACTTCGATTTCAGAAAGACGGGGGCCGGCATTTTCGTTGCGCCTTCTACCGACTCAAACGCTCTTAAATTGAATCAAAGCTTAAAGTTCGTAAGCGAGAATAAGGGATGGTCAAAATTTGTTATATCGGGACCGGAAAATGAATGA
- a CDS encoding class I SAM-dependent methyltransferase: protein MKTEHYTCWICNSDDMTFVKPSNITETLNSSSFAITDSNYGSTGRLYRCEGCGFIQCSELSDVASYYQDLEDKQYELGRKERGIQARKLLELLRPLQGSGRLLDIGSGTGILLEQALSMGYDAEGVEPSCWAQKKSTEYGLKVHLGTYPHPDIKNTFDLVTLVDVIEHVPNPVELLAHVALQLDENGFGLVVTPDRGTLIPRIMGWKWWHYRIAHIGYFTRRNLLLALDRAGLEPVKIGRPSWYFSAGYLLERIYRYLPSILRIPFPDSLDRIVVSLNLGDSIYILFKKKTPSQSIYS from the coding sequence GTGAAAACAGAACATTATACGTGCTGGATTTGTAATTCAGACGACATGACTTTCGTCAAGCCTAGCAACATAACAGAAACGCTGAACAGCAGTTCCTTTGCCATTACCGATAGCAATTACGGAAGCACCGGGCGATTATATCGCTGCGAAGGTTGCGGCTTCATCCAGTGCTCCGAATTGTCCGACGTGGCTTCTTACTATCAGGACCTTGAAGATAAACAATATGAACTGGGACGTAAAGAGCGGGGAATTCAAGCGCGCAAACTGCTGGAACTGTTACGCCCGCTCCAAGGCAGCGGCCGCTTGCTGGATATTGGCTCCGGGACCGGCATATTGTTGGAACAGGCTCTTTCCATGGGATATGACGCTGAAGGAGTGGAGCCTTCCTGTTGGGCGCAGAAAAAATCGACGGAATACGGCCTTAAAGTTCATCTTGGAACTTATCCTCATCCCGACATTAAAAATACTTTCGATCTGGTTACACTGGTAGACGTTATTGAGCACGTGCCTAATCCCGTCGAGTTATTGGCTCATGTGGCACTGCAACTTGACGAGAACGGTTTTGGACTGGTGGTGACGCCTGACAGAGGCACGCTGATTCCTCGAATCATGGGGTGGAAATGGTGGCATTATCGAATAGCGCACATCGGTTATTTCACACGCAGAAATCTACTTTTAGCTCTGGATCGCGCCGGCTTGGAGCCGGTCAAGATTGGACGGCCAAGTTGGTATTTCAGTGCCGGATATTTATTGGAGCGTATCTACCGTTATCTTCCGAGTATTCTAAGAATACCGTTTCCGGATTCACTGGACAGGATTGTCGTATCCCTGAATCTTGGCGACTCCATTTACATCCTGTTCAAGAAAAAAACACCAAGTCAATCAATTTACTCATGA
- a CDS encoding UbiA prenyltransferase family protein → MIKNYLFIARIDHWFKNVFMLPGLALAIIFTHPDILQAITHSLIAIFSTCFIVSANYVINEWLDAEFDQHHPVKKHRPAVAGNMKAEYVYLEYALFSILGLGLALQLSSVFLIFSASLLFMGILYNVSPFRTKDRVYLDVLSESFNNPLRFLLGWTAITSQVFPPSSILLAYWMGGGFLMAVKRYAEYRFINDPKKAGSYRRSFKVYTEKTLLLSSFFYAITSCFFLGIFLIKYRIEFLLSFPLFALLFVWYLGIGMKPLSPTQSPEKFYQEKNFMIYLIFLCLVVSLLFVIDIPFLHKLVEPLTY, encoded by the coding sequence ATGATAAAAAATTATCTCTTTATTGCCAGAATAGACCACTGGTTTAAAAACGTATTCATGCTGCCAGGATTGGCTTTGGCTATAATATTTACTCACCCCGATATTTTACAAGCGATTACGCATTCTCTTATTGCCATATTTTCCACTTGTTTCATCGTTTCAGCCAACTACGTAATAAACGAATGGCTGGATGCCGAGTTCGACCAGCATCATCCGGTCAAAAAACATCGCCCCGCAGTTGCAGGAAACATGAAGGCAGAATACGTTTACCTGGAGTACGCGCTATTTTCGATATTAGGACTTGGACTCGCTTTGCAGTTATCTTCAGTTTTTCTCATTTTTAGCGCATCCCTGTTATTCATGGGGATTCTATACAATGTAAGCCCATTCCGCACCAAAGACCGGGTTTACCTGGACGTGCTATCAGAATCCTTTAACAACCCTTTACGTTTTTTGTTAGGCTGGACCGCGATAACCAGTCAGGTTTTTCCACCGTCAAGTATACTTTTGGCATATTGGATGGGCGGGGGATTTTTAATGGCCGTCAAGCGTTATGCAGAATACCGTTTCATCAACGATCCGAAAAAGGCAGGTTCGTACCGTCGATCGTTTAAGGTATATACGGAAAAGACCTTACTGTTGTCTTCTTTCTTCTATGCCATCACATCCTGTTTTTTTCTCGGTATATTCTTAATTAAATATAGGATTGAATTTCTGCTGAGCTTTCCGCTATTTGCTTTATTATTCGTATGGTATTTGGGAATTGGCATGAAGCCCTTGTCTCCGACTCAGAGTCCGGAGAAATTTTATCAAGAGAAGAACTTCATGATATATCTTATTTTTCTATGCCTGGTAGTATCATTGTTGTTTGTCATAGACATTCCATTTCTGCACAAACTGGTCGAGCCGCTGACCTATTGA
- a CDS encoding GtrA family protein, producing the protein MRRNKQVRLFSRYILSGCAAAITHFSVLAILIEFVDFNAAVASILGFCAAILVNYSLQYYCTFRAQGPHSVILFRYLLVTFAMLALNTLLFWTLNSKLSLHYLAAQSIATAVIMIGNFSINRRYTFVSDRKPDTGQNVRLVDKHG; encoded by the coding sequence ATGAGAAGAAATAAACAAGTCAGGCTTTTTTCCCGCTATATACTATCCGGATGTGCTGCTGCCATTACCCATTTCAGTGTATTGGCAATATTGATCGAGTTTGTTGATTTCAATGCAGCCGTCGCAAGTATATTGGGTTTTTGCGCCGCTATTTTGGTCAATTATTCGCTCCAATACTACTGTACCTTCAGGGCACAAGGGCCGCATTCCGTCATTCTTTTCCGCTATCTTCTCGTCACCTTCGCAATGCTGGCATTAAATACCTTGCTCTTCTGGACTTTGAACAGCAAACTGTCGCTGCATTATCTGGCAGCTCAATCGATAGCCACTGCGGTTATCATGATAGGCAACTTCAGCATCAATCGACGTTACACCTTTGTGTCGGATCGGAAGCCGGATACAGGACAAAACGTCCGACTTGTTGATAAACATGGTTAA
- a CDS encoding rhamnan synthesis F family protein — protein MNDIPLSAKNRMNSFTDSLLESAQFTPLSLQAPGAWCGHLPFADWLTRTLQPKLFVELGTHSGNSYFAFCQTVREAGLSTRCYAVDTWRGDDHAGRYGDDVFEKVHAHNRAHYAGFSNLLRMTFDEALGYFADGSIDLLHVDGLHTYEAVQHDFDSWRPKLAPGAVVLFHDTNVREHGFGVWKLWHELQARYAGHLEFTHSHGLGVVQIDGAEARPLPWLDPKSPAQRQMQHYFAALGALQRERLERNLAQSRLSALTQTLTELHQAVSDRDREIANLRQAIAECQCQIAESNRLLGTRDLEINGLNQAMDEISEEMGALRKAAFAQDVHCAGLEKANAEKDLQIHQLASAVSTLQVHNAALEHRLAELLNSSSWLVTRPMRFLSRILKGDWLAVKDGLTRHLGPLNFLFPKRLPENKSHLLTQDSAPGFGPEWHSHLVDVDAVPPAASAGRIGVHVHIFYQDLADEFAGYLKNIPFPFDLFISVVDKEGQAICKRAFAKLIHCRKLTVRIVENRGRDIAPLFCAFGEELAQYDYLCHLHSKKSHYNKGATEGWREYLCTHLMGSKERVQKIIGLMQDNYGRGIVYPQNFVRLPYMANSWLANRAMGADWCARLGIRDMPSGYFDFPAGSMFWARGDALAPLFKAGIQLNDFPEEAGQTDGTLAHCIERLFGVVPASLGLPPGIIKDVQFPSWSAWRFDHYMNRTFQDLVREFYAKEVKVIGFDIFDTLLCRPLLDAESVKAIVGRRSEEEAGRLYLKHRFEAENLAREKKGSDVCLDEIYARMAELVPLPAETLADLRRLEEEIEMASVGPREQCLALYRQALATGKPVLLLSDMFLPRSVVEAMLARHGIEGFEALYLSNDVGLRKDSGQLYEHVFARYGIKPSEFLMVGDNERSDFQIPCDLGARSLYMLKPVEIARSLPRFGGLIRKYEKSDLDAEATLGLVVRKNFAGIAHPGFDPHSLVDPAPFNLGYSLVGPLLAGFAQWLVRTSRKDGMQKLYFLSREGKLIKQVYDFWTQGLADAAPSDYLVLSRRAVSVPACTGLDDILEIAKTNYCANTIENFLLERYGLNLEDRRWKEITRATGWKRSDTVEVAHKKIASLAPLLEALTPEILENAQSEHAGLLAYLAAGGLNNKGRYAVVDVGYGGTIQKYLNRILDGNIHGYYMMTDERIGDVVREYDIVTRGCFLEQINLNQPLPKLYQYSFDLEKFLSADEPQIIRYEADENGHAAAVFRTLSDDERGSCEFRKLLTEGVMSYVSDARNLRETMIPDFVPSLAVAKSLYESFVSRHSENEKASLAAVTLDDYYYGRGLVS, from the coding sequence ATGAACGACATCCCTCTGAGCGCTAAAAACCGCATGAATAGCTTCACCGACAGTTTGCTGGAATCGGCTCAATTTACGCCTCTCTCGCTGCAAGCGCCCGGCGCCTGGTGCGGCCATCTGCCGTTCGCGGACTGGCTGACCCGGACGTTGCAGCCCAAACTCTTCGTCGAACTGGGCACCCATTCCGGCAATTCCTATTTCGCTTTCTGCCAGACCGTCCGCGAAGCCGGCCTGTCGACCCGCTGCTACGCCGTCGACACCTGGCGCGGCGACGACCATGCCGGACGCTACGGCGACGACGTGTTCGAGAAAGTCCATGCCCACAACCGGGCGCATTACGCCGGCTTTTCCAACCTGCTGCGGATGACTTTCGACGAAGCGCTCGGCTATTTCGCCGACGGTTCGATCGATCTGCTGCACGTCGACGGCCTGCACACTTACGAAGCGGTCCAACACGATTTCGACAGTTGGCGGCCCAAGCTCGCTCCGGGCGCCGTGGTGCTGTTCCACGACACCAACGTGCGCGAGCACGGTTTCGGCGTCTGGAAGCTGTGGCACGAACTTCAGGCCCGCTATGCCGGCCATCTGGAGTTTACCCACTCCCACGGCCTGGGCGTGGTGCAGATCGACGGCGCCGAGGCCCGGCCGCTGCCCTGGCTGGACCCAAAGTCTCCGGCGCAGCGGCAGATGCAGCATTATTTTGCCGCGCTCGGCGCGCTGCAACGGGAACGCTTGGAGCGAAACCTGGCGCAAAGCCGCCTGTCTGCCCTGACCCAAACGCTGACCGAGCTTCATCAGGCCGTCTCGGACCGGGACCGGGAAATCGCAAATCTCAGGCAGGCGATTGCAGAATGCCAATGTCAGATAGCGGAATCGAACCGACTGCTCGGCACCCGCGATCTGGAAATCAACGGCCTCAATCAGGCCATGGACGAGATTTCGGAGGAGATGGGCGCCTTGCGCAAGGCGGCTTTCGCGCAAGACGTACACTGCGCCGGACTGGAGAAAGCGAACGCGGAAAAAGATCTTCAGATTCACCAATTGGCCTCCGCGGTTTCAACGCTGCAAGTGCACAATGCCGCTCTCGAACACCGGCTTGCCGAGTTGCTGAACAGTTCCTCCTGGCTGGTGACTCGGCCGATGCGCTTTCTGTCCCGGATCCTGAAAGGAGACTGGCTGGCGGTTAAAGACGGCTTGACCAGGCATTTGGGCCCTCTGAATTTTCTTTTTCCCAAACGGCTTCCGGAGAATAAATCCCATTTATTGACCCAAGACTCCGCTCCCGGATTCGGCCCGGAATGGCACAGCCATCTCGTGGACGTCGACGCCGTCCCGCCGGCCGCATCCGCCGGCCGCATCGGCGTCCACGTTCATATCTTTTATCAGGACCTCGCGGACGAATTTGCGGGCTATTTGAAGAACATCCCTTTCCCGTTCGATCTTTTCATTTCGGTCGTCGATAAAGAAGGACAGGCCATCTGCAAGCGAGCTTTTGCGAAGCTCATCCATTGCCGGAAACTGACGGTCAGGATCGTGGAGAACCGGGGGAGGGACATAGCGCCGCTGTTTTGCGCCTTCGGCGAGGAACTGGCACAGTACGATTATCTGTGTCACCTGCACAGCAAGAAATCCCATTACAATAAAGGCGCCACCGAAGGCTGGCGCGAGTATTTGTGCACCCACCTGATGGGAAGCAAGGAGCGGGTGCAAAAAATCATCGGCCTCATGCAGGACAACTACGGCCGCGGCATCGTTTATCCTCAAAACTTCGTCCGCCTGCCGTACATGGCCAACAGTTGGCTGGCCAACCGGGCGATGGGCGCGGACTGGTGCGCCCGCCTGGGCATCCGGGACATGCCCTCCGGCTACTTCGACTTTCCGGCGGGCTCGATGTTCTGGGCGCGCGGCGACGCTCTGGCGCCGCTGTTCAAGGCCGGAATCCAACTGAACGACTTTCCCGAGGAAGCCGGCCAGACCGACGGCACCCTGGCGCACTGCATCGAACGCCTGTTCGGGGTGGTTCCGGCAAGCCTGGGGCTGCCCCCCGGCATCATTAAAGACGTCCAGTTTCCCAGTTGGTCGGCGTGGCGATTCGACCATTACATGAACCGGACCTTTCAGGACCTGGTCAGGGAATTTTATGCGAAAGAAGTCAAGGTCATCGGCTTCGACATCTTCGATACGCTGTTGTGCCGACCTTTGCTGGATGCCGAATCGGTCAAGGCCATCGTCGGCCGCCGCAGCGAAGAAGAAGCCGGCCGGCTCTACCTGAAGCACCGCTTCGAAGCGGAAAATCTGGCGAGAGAAAAGAAAGGATCGGACGTTTGCCTGGACGAAATCTATGCCCGAATGGCAGAGCTTGTCCCGCTCCCGGCAGAGACTCTGGCCGATTTGAGGCGCCTCGAGGAAGAAATTGAAATGGCCAGCGTCGGGCCGCGTGAACAATGCCTGGCGCTTTATCGTCAGGCGCTTGCCACCGGCAAGCCGGTGCTGTTGCTTTCGGACATGTTTCTGCCCCGTTCCGTGGTGGAAGCGATGTTGGCGCGTCACGGCATCGAAGGCTTCGAGGCCTTGTATTTATCCAATGACGTCGGCCTGAGAAAGGATTCGGGCCAATTGTACGAGCATGTGTTTGCCCGGTACGGCATCAAACCCTCCGAATTTCTGATGGTGGGAGACAACGAGCGTTCCGACTTCCAGATTCCCTGCGATCTGGGAGCCCGTTCTCTTTATATGCTGAAGCCGGTGGAAATTGCCCGCAGCCTGCCGCGATTCGGCGGCCTGATCCGGAAATACGAGAAATCCGACCTGGACGCCGAAGCGACTCTGGGGCTGGTGGTGCGAAAGAATTTCGCAGGCATCGCCCATCCCGGCTTTGATCCGCACTCACTGGTCGATCCGGCGCCTTTCAATCTGGGTTATTCCCTGGTCGGCCCATTGCTCGCCGGCTTCGCGCAATGGCTGGTCCGGACGTCCCGCAAGGACGGCATGCAAAAGCTGTATTTCCTGTCGCGCGAAGGAAAGCTCATCAAGCAGGTCTACGATTTCTGGACGCAAGGGTTGGCCGACGCGGCGCCTTCCGACTATCTGGTGCTGTCCAGAAGAGCGGTCAGCGTGCCCGCCTGTACCGGCCTCGACGACATTCTGGAGATTGCGAAAACCAATTATTGCGCCAATACGATAGAAAACTTTCTGCTGGAGCGTTATGGCCTGAATCTGGAAGACCGGCGCTGGAAAGAAATTACCCGGGCCACCGGCTGGAAGAGATCGGATACCGTCGAGGTCGCGCATAAAAAGATTGCTTCTCTCGCTCCGCTGCTGGAAGCATTAACCCCGGAAATTCTGGAAAATGCACAATCGGAACACGCCGGCCTTCTGGCCTATCTGGCCGCCGGCGGACTAAACAATAAAGGCCGATACGCCGTGGTCGACGTCGGTTACGGCGGCACGATCCAAAAATATCTGAACCGGATTCTGGACGGAAACATCCACGGGTACTACATGATGACCGATGAAAGGATCGGCGACGTGGTTCGGGAGTACGACATCGTAACCCGCGGTTGTTTTCTGGAACAAATCAACTTGAACCAGCCTCTTCCCAAACTGTACCAATACAGTTTCGATCTGGAGAAATTTTTAAGCGCCGACGAACCGCAGATCATCCGCTATGAAGCGGACGAAAACGGCCATGCCGCCGCGGTATTCAGAACGCTGTCGGACGACGAGCGCGGATCTTGTGAATTTCGGAAATTGCTGACGGAAGGAGTGATGAGCTATGTGAGCGATGCCCGCAATCTCCGGGAGACGATGATTCCGGATTTCGTTCCGTCCCTGGCCGTGGCGAAGTCTCTGTACGAGTCGTTCGTTTCCCGCCATTCGGAGAATGAAAAAGCCTCATTGGCCGCCGTTACCCTGGACGACTATTACTATGGCCGCGGTCTGGTTTCATAA
- a CDS encoding rhamnan synthesis F family protein encodes MLSKGLNALRYAQQNGWPALARLIKDRLFPAHTFTGEHHLKADRETILIVSHEASRSGAPVLAYNLVWALVGQYNVVALLMGPGPLSPAFRDAGAVVMSAPDLKHRPERVYRTVDRLCRRFRFKFALVNSLESRAALPALYDRDVPSICLVHEFASCYTRPREVIGEACFWSDEMIFSARATLEDALAAYPELHNRHCHILPQGRCLPPVEEIDEARLQTEQDRIRRLMRSGNSAEDVIVLGAGYVNFRKGVDLFLDCAARVIRAPSRRTCRFVWIGKGFEPDKDPEYSVFLADRIRRDGLQEHVLFIDETSAIETAYQEADLLLLPSRLDPLPNVAIDAMAHGVPVLCFDKTTGIADFLNGSGLGSLCVADYLDSADMAAKILALADSRTLRRQTADRCRQAAADFFDMRNYVVRLQALGEDASERARQERADARIILESGLFRSDFACPPQWQEATAEKKIRRYVRTWASGMVRRKPLPGFHPGIYLEQHGLAVPNANPFADYLRAGEPEGPWRYPVIGPPKTNGRNLPSGHRVALHVHVFYPELLADIMTRLSRNRIRPDLFVSIADEQIRPSVMSDLKDYSGTIADIRLVPNRGRDIGPLFTAFGRDIADHYDFVGHLHTKKSADVEEAAIGRSWQRFLLENLLGGELSGAMADRILAEMKGDATLGMVFPDDPNTVGWSANRSVAEQLAERMGLRNLPEQFNFPVGAMFWARTSALTPLLNLKLDWEDYPEEPLPYDGTMLHALERLLSLSLPLENLRWAATHVEGLSR; translated from the coding sequence ATGCTGAGCAAAGGGCTGAACGCCTTGCGTTACGCCCAACAGAACGGCTGGCCGGCTTTGGCCCGGCTGATCAAGGACCGTCTGTTTCCGGCACACACGTTTACGGGAGAACATCATCTCAAAGCCGATCGGGAAACGATCCTGATCGTAAGCCATGAAGCCTCGAGATCCGGCGCACCGGTGCTGGCTTACAATCTGGTCTGGGCGCTTGTTGGACAGTACAACGTGGTGGCGCTGCTGATGGGCCCCGGCCCGCTTTCGCCGGCGTTCCGGGATGCCGGCGCCGTCGTGATGTCGGCGCCGGACTTAAAGCACAGACCCGAACGGGTGTATCGCACCGTAGACCGGCTGTGCCGGCGTTTCCGCTTCAAGTTCGCCCTGGTCAATAGCCTGGAATCCCGCGCCGCGCTCCCGGCCTTGTACGACCGGGACGTCCCTTCGATCTGCCTGGTTCATGAATTCGCCTCGTGCTACACCCGCCCGCGCGAGGTGATCGGCGAAGCCTGTTTCTGGTCCGACGAAATGATTTTCTCGGCACGGGCCACTCTGGAAGATGCGCTGGCCGCTTACCCCGAACTGCACAACCGCCATTGCCACATCCTGCCCCAGGGCCGGTGCCTGCCTCCGGTGGAAGAAATCGATGAAGCGCGGCTTCAGACGGAGCAGGACCGCATCCGCCGCTTGATGCGTTCCGGCAATTCGGCGGAAGACGTGATTGTACTTGGCGCGGGATACGTCAATTTCCGCAAGGGCGTGGACCTCTTTCTCGACTGCGCCGCACGCGTCATCCGTGCGCCGTCGCGCCGCACTTGCCGTTTCGTCTGGATCGGAAAGGGCTTCGAGCCGGACAAAGACCCCGAATATTCGGTCTTTCTGGCCGACCGGATCCGGCGGGACGGACTTCAGGAGCATGTTTTATTCATTGACGAAACGAGCGCCATCGAAACCGCGTATCAGGAAGCCGATCTTTTGCTGCTGCCGTCACGGCTGGATCCGTTGCCGAACGTCGCGATCGATGCGATGGCTCACGGCGTGCCGGTACTCTGCTTCGACAAGACCACCGGCATCGCCGATTTTCTGAACGGCAGCGGTCTTGGCAGCCTGTGCGTTGCGGATTATCTCGACTCGGCCGACATGGCCGCAAAGATTCTGGCCTTGGCGGATTCCAGGACCTTGCGCCGGCAGACGGCGGACCGGTGCCGCCAAGCCGCGGCAGATTTTTTCGATATGAGGAACTATGTCGTCCGTCTTCAGGCACTGGGGGAAGACGCGTCCGAGCGAGCGCGGCAGGAGCGGGCCGACGCCCGGATCATCCTCGAATCCGGCCTGTTCCGAAGCGATTTTGCCTGTCCTCCGCAATGGCAGGAGGCCACGGCCGAAAAGAAAATCCGCCGGTATGTCCGCACCTGGGCCAGCGGCATGGTCCGCAGAAAACCCCTGCCGGGCTTTCATCCCGGCATTTACCTGGAGCAACACGGACTGGCCGTCCCGAATGCCAACCCTTTCGCGGACTATTTGCGGGCGGGAGAACCCGAAGGCCCCTGGCGCTATCCGGTGATCGGGCCGCCCAAAACAAACGGCAGGAATCTACCCTCCGGTCACCGCGTGGCTCTGCACGTGCATGTTTTTTATCCGGAACTGCTCGCCGACATCATGACCCGGCTTTCGCGCAACCGGATACGCCCCGACCTGTTCGTGAGCATTGCCGACGAGCAAATCCGGCCATCGGTGATGAGCGATTTAAAAGACTATTCCGGCACGATAGCCGATATCCGGCTGGTCCCGAACCGGGGCCGGGATATCGGTCCGTTATTTACGGCCTTTGGCCGGGACATCGCCGACCATTACGACTTTGTCGGCCATCTCCATACCAAAAAAAGCGCCGACGTCGAGGAAGCCGCCATAGGCCGGTCGTGGCAGCGGTTCCTGCTGGAAAATCTGCTTGGGGGCGAATTATCCGGCGCCATGGCCGACCGTATTCTGGCCGAAATGAAGGGCGATGCGACACTCGGCATGGTCTTCCCGGACGATCCCAATACGGTCGGCTGGAGCGCGAACCGGAGCGTTGCCGAGCAGCTTGCTGAACGGATGGGGCTTCGAAATTTACCCGAACAGTTTAATTTTCCCGTAGGAGCGATGTTTTGGGCCAGGACTTCGGCCCTGACGCCCTTGCTGAATTTAAAGCTGGACTGGGAAGATTACCCGGAAGAACCCCTGCCGTACGATGGTACGATGCTGCATGCACTCGAAAGACTGCTTTCGTTGAGTCTGCCGCTGGAAAATTTACGCTGGGCGGCAACCCATGTAGAGGGACTGAGCCGCTGA